The Yersinia entomophaga nucleotide sequence CTTCCTGTGATTTCAGCCAGGCGATTTCTTCCGGCCAGATATCCGGGTTAACGGTTTCCAGAATCAGCGGAATATTGTCAAAACGCGGATCGCGCATAATGTAGCTGAAGACGGTTTTCCCGATGTTACCTTCGCCCAGACTGTGGTGGCGGTCGACCCGACTGTTAAATTCGCTTTTGGCATCATTCAAATGCATTCCACGTAAATATTCGAAACCGACGATCTCACCCAGCGCGGCAAAAGTATTCTGACAGTCTTCTTCTGTACGCAAATCATAGCCAGCGGCAAAGGCGTGGCAGGTATCAATACATACGCCGACGCGGCTTTTATCTTCTACACCGTCGATAATGGCGGCCAGATGTTCAAATTTGAACCCGAGATTACTGCCCTGACCAGCGGTGTTCTCGATGACGGCAGCCACGCCCTGAGTTGCATCCAGCGCGATATTGATCGATTCGGCAATGCGCGCCAGACAGCGGTCTTCATCGATTTGCATTAAATGGCTACCGGGGTGAAAGTTCAGCAAGGTCAGCCCCAGTTGCTGACAGCGCGTCAGCTCGTCGATGAAGGCTTCGCGAGATTTCTCCAGCGCTTCCGTGACCGGGTGGCCAAGGTTAATCAGGTAACTGTCGTGAGGCAAAATATGGGCGGGACTGTAGTTAAATTTCTCACAGGCTCGTTTGAATTTTTCAATCACATCTTCAGGAAGCGGAGCTGCACGCCATTGGCGCTGATTTTTAGTAAACAGGGCAAATGCGGTAGCCCCGATTTCGTTCGCCCGAATGACGGCTTGATCTACGCCGCCCGCAGCGCTGACATGTGCACCGACAAATTTCATTCAATTCTCCTTTAATCACTCGCTCATTATGACATTGATAACGACTTGATTGAATGGCTGAAGGCAGATTGCGGATAAAGGAATAAAAAACCCTCTGCCGAAGACCGGCAGAGGGTAGGATGTGACTTCAATGGGGAAATCAGCCAAGCCAATGTTGAACCAACAGATTAATGCCACCGCCGCCGATAATCAGCCAGACAAACAGCATGAGCGCCAGTAATAAAGGCTTCATTCCAGCCTGACGAATCGAGCCGATATGCGTGGTCAACCCTAGCGCGGCCATGGCCATTGCCAGCAAAATAGTGTCCAGCGTAATCAAATGGCTAACGACGGTTTCTGGCAGTAAATGCAGCGAATTGAAACCGGCCATGGCGATGAAAATCACCGCAAACCACGGAATGGTAATGGCACTTTTTTGATTCTGCGAACCGGATTCTGGCTGGCGACTGCGGCTGAGATAGGCTGACAGCACGAGCAGGAAAGGAGCCAGCATCATAACGCGAATCATTTTGGTGATGACTGCGGCATTTTCCGCATCCGAGCCGATAGCATGGCCAGCCGCGACGACCTGAGCCACTTCATGAATAGTTGAACCGGCAAAAATCCCAAAGGTTTCCTGACCGATCGGTAGCCATTGGTAGTGCAGATTTAGCTGATAAAACCACGGATAAATGAAAATGCACAAAGTACCGAAGATCACCACGGTTGCGACCGCCACCGCCACTTTACTGGCATCGGCTTTTAGCACCGGTTCGGTTGCCATCACCGCCGCAGCGCCGCAAATACTGCTACCGGCACCAATCAGCATCACGGTTTGCTGATCCAGCCCGAAAACTTTACGACCCAGCCAGCAAGCCAGCAGGAAGGTGGAGCTTAACGTCATCAGATCGATAAGCATGCCGGTTGCACCTACGTCAGCGACTTGCTGGAAGGTCAGACGAAAGCCATACAAAATGATACCCAGACGTAAAAGTTGTTGTTTTGCCAACAGCACGCCCGGTGAACAAGAAGGTTGTAGCCAGGGATACAGGGTATTGCCCACTAAAATACCGAACAATATGGCTAACGTGAGCGCCCCTAATCCCAGATTGATAAACCACGGCATATCGCCCACGTGAATCGCGGCGGCGGTCAGTGCTCCGGTTAGTACCAATCCGGGAACAAAACGCATCAGTGCCGCGGGCTGCGGCCGTTGTAGAGTCTGAATCTGGTGAGTTGCCATCGTTATCTCCTACATCCTGTAAACACGCCGAGATAGTACAGGATGTCAGAAGATTAGATAAATTGATTATATGGTTATAACTTATTTGTATAAGTGGTAAGGCGCGCGTTTTTCAACCGGAAAATAGATAAGCCGAAGTGGCCTACCCCAGTTTGAGCGCTTTCGTTGATTAATTATCCTATTGATAGAGTGTCAACTGCGGCTCGGGCGTGAGTCCCCATGCCTTTGGTCGAATGTTTGTCGGTTCATACTTTTTCCGAATATATAATCAAAAAAATGGTTACGACCTACTATCGCCTTACTGTTTATGCGTGAAAATAAATTCGCTGGTATACTGAGCATTGTAATTAGAGGTTTAACGTTTGAATGAAAAATACTAAAAAATATGAAAAATCGCTGCTGGCAATTATGTTGTTCACGGCAGTGTTATATCTTTTGATGCCTCCTGCGCTTATCGCCTATTTTTTCGGACTCTATAATCTGAATCCTTTTTCAATTGGCAACCTGCCGCATTTCAATCCGTTTAACACCGAACGTGGGTTGCCGCTGCACCAAATCTACTGTTATCTGCTGCTAGCCTGGCTGTTGCTGAATGGTCTGATAATTTTGGTTATCAACTTAATTCATCTGGTTTTTTTTCGATCTGGTGATGATGAATAACCACTGCATTAGCATTTATCAGTATTTTATTCGGCAATACCCGGCGCTTTTCTATAAAGGTGTTACCCTTAATACGATAATTATCAGCGGTAATACGGCACTAACTCGTAGCCACGCATCTTTATAACATTGTAAATTATAGGGTTGTGTTAAAACGCGGCGTTCAAAGCCAGCGTATTGAGGGCAGGGCTGCCAATTTCAATTACAGAGACTGTTATGCATATCACCTTGCGTCAGCTTGAAGTATTTACTGAGGTATTGAAAAGTGGTTCTACGACCCAGGCTTCGGTGGTTTTGGCATTGTCACAATCTGCTGTTAGCGCTGCGTTAGCTGATTTAGAAGGTCAATTAGGCGTGCAATTGTTCGACCGGGTGGGGAAACGCCTGGTGATAAACGAGCATGGGCGCCTGCTCTATCCTAAGGCTGTAGCCTTATTAGAGCAGACCAGTGAGATAGAAGAACTCTTCCGACAGGATGTTGGGTCACTCCGCATCGCTGCCAGTAGCACCATTGGCAATTATATGCTGCCCGCTATGTTGGCGCGCTATCGTCATGATTTTCCTGCAACTCCGTTAGAACTGAATATTGGCAACAGCCTGGATGTCATTACCGCCGTGGCTGATTTCCGTAGCGATCTTGGACTGATCGAAGGGCCGTGCCATATGCCTGAATTGGTCACCCAAACCTGGCTCAGTGACGAGCTGGTGGTGTTTGCTTCTCCAGATAATCCATTGTGCCATAAGCCGATTACGTTGGATGAACTGGCTGACGCCGTATGGATTTTGCGTGAGCGAGGTTCGGGAACGCGTGAGGTGTTGGATCACTTGCTGCTGACCCATTTGCCACACTTCACTTTACTGATGGAATTGGGCAATTCGGAAGCGATAAAGCATGCGGTGCGCTATGGCATGGGCATTAGCTGTCTTTCCCGACGAGTCATCGCCGAGCAGCTCGCGAACGGCAGTTTGGTGGAGATATCACTGCCGCTACCGCCGTTGGTGCGGACGCTATATCTGGTTCATCATCGGCAAAAGCATCTGTCCAACGCGCTGCAACGTTTCCTGAGTTACTGTACTGAGACAGAGTAATCCCGATTTCGGGTTATGGATATTCCAGAGGTTCCCCCGTGATTGTGTTGATATTTTAGACAAAACCGCCTTTTTCATTAGGATTTCACTAATAATCTGATGGCGATCATGAAGGTATCTTATATCAGCGCATTCAGACTACCCACGCTGGCGGGATTTGTTACAATTCCGCCTCGTTTTTTTCAGGGCAGATTAGGTAAGAATGGCTCAGACAGATAATAAAATCCCCGTGCAGCATGGCGCGCAGAGATTACGCCGCGAGCTGAAATCGCGGCATTTAGCCATGATCGCTATCGGTGGCTCTATTGGTACCGGCCTGTTTGTCGCCTCGGGCGCTACGGTTTCGCAGGCAGGGCCAGGCGGAGCATTGCTCTCGTACGCACTGATCGGCTTGATGGTGTATTTCCTGATGACCAGCCTGGGCGAATTAGCTGCCTTTATGCCGGTTTCAGGCTCATTTTCCACCTACGGTTCCAAATATGTAGAAGAAGGTTTCGGCTTCGCGCTGGGCTGGAACTATTGGTATAACTGGGCGGTCACTATCGCCGTGGATCTGGTTGCGGCGCAGTTAGTCATGAACTATTGGTTCCCGGAAACTCCCGGATGGATCTGGAGCGCACTGTTCCTGGGGCTGATGTTCCTGCTGAATTACATTTCCGTTAAAGGTTTTGGCGAAGCGGAATATTGGTTCTCACTGATTAAAGTCACTACGGTTATCGTGTTCATCATCATCGGCGTACTGATGATTGTGGGCATCATGAAAGGTGGTGAAAGTGCGGGTTGGCACAACTGGACGATTGGCGATGCACCGTTTGCCGGTGGCTTCTCTGCGATGATTGGCGTGGCGATGATTGTCGGTTTCTCTTTCCAGGGCACCGAATTGATCGGTATTGCTGCCGGTGAATCGAAAGATCCGGGTAAAAATATCCCGAGAGCCATTCGCAAAGTGTTCTGGCGTATTCTGCTGTTCTATATTCTGGCAATTCTGATTATCAGCCTCATTATTCCTTATACCGATCCGAACCTGTTGCGCAACGATGTCAAAGACATCAGCGTCAGTCCGTTCACTCTGGTATTCCAGAACGCCGGCCTGCTATCCGCTGCGGCGGTGATGAATGCGGTCATTCTGACGGCGGTATTGTCTGCGGGTAACTCGGGTATGTACGCTTCGACCCGTATGCTGTTCACGTTGGCCTCGGAAGGTAAAGCGCCGCGTATCTTCGCCAAACTGTCCAAAGGCGGTGTGCCGCGTAACGCGCTGTATGCCACCACGGTGGTCGCTGGTTTGTGCTTCCTGAGCTCAATGTTCGGTAACCAAACGGTTTATCTGTGGTTACTGAATACTTCAGGTATGACCGGCTTTATCGCTTGGTTGGGGATTGCTATCAGTCATTACCGTTTCCGTCGCGGTTATATGAAGCAGGGCCGTGATCTTAACGATTTGCCATACCAGTCCGGGTTTTTCCCGCTGGGGCCAATTTTCGCCTTCGTGCTGTGCCTGATTATCACTCTGGGCCAGAACTATCAGGCGTTCCTGCAAGATCGCATCGACTGGTACGGCGTGACCGCAACCTATATCGGCATTCCACTGTTCCTGGTTATCTGGTTTGGCTACAAGCTGACTCGTGGAACCAAAGTAGTAAAATACGATGAAATGGAATTCCCGAAATGGAAAGATGAACATTAAGGTTTATTGTTTGCTTCGCTGAAAGCGTTCGGCAATATAAATTAATGTGATAGAAGGGCGATTATTTAATCGCCCTTTTTTAATGGGAATAATTCTCACCTTATTGTTTTTATGAAATCTTGGGCAAAAATTTTCGTGAAGATTGGTCGGATCTGTTTATTTAAGCTGACGGAAATGAAACGGGTAGGTTAATTTATTTTTATAAAATAGGTATTTACAAAAGATTACATTCAATAACCTTTAGCAATCTTATTGATAAGTATTATCGTTTGTTTTATTGTTAGCGCCATCTTATAAAGACGACCAAGGATATCTGCGTGAAATCTGTATCACGGAAAATGGCTAAAGGTGTAAGTATCAGTCTTTTGATGGGCAGCACATTAATGGCGGGTTTTAGCGCCTGGGCTGAAAATATTACTGATATGGCAGGGCGTTCGGTAGAAATTCCGGCCAAAGTCGATCGCATTTTATTAGGTGAAGGACGCTTATTCTACGCAGTCTCTCTGCTGGAAGGCAAAAAGCCCTTCGACCGAATTGTCGGCTGGCAGGGTGACTTCCGTAAACTGGATACCCAAACCTACGCCGTTTATAAAGCCAAATTCCCGCAGGTTGATAATATTCCGTTGATAGGCAATACCACTGCCGACAGTATCAGCCCGGAAAAAGTCCTGACGCTGAATCCCGATATCGCTATTTTTGGTTTATCTGGTCACGGACCGGGTAAAAACAGCGAATTGGTCAACCAGTTAGAGAAAGCCGGTGTGCCGGTGGTGTTCGTTGATTTCCGCACTTCTCCGCTGAAAAATACCCTGCCAAGTATGCGTGTATTGGGGAAAGTGTTGCACCGCGAACAGCAAGCCAATGATTACATCAAATTCTATGAAGATAATGTCCGTAAAGTGACTGACATTACCAACACCGTTCCCGCCGAGAAAAAACCAAGCGTGTTCATCGAGCTGCGTGCTGGCGCGATGGAAGAGTGCTGCGGCACTGCCGGTAAAGGTAACATGGGTGACTTTATCGATCAGGCCGGCGGTAATAACATCGCTAAAAACCTGCTGCCGGGAGCACTGGGTACGGTAAATCTGGAGAAAGTGCTTTCGGCTAATCCTGATATCTATATTGCTAGTGGTGGTAAAGCGCCGGACAATAACGCACCGGGCATATCTTTGGGGGCGCAAGTAACCCAAGAACAGGCTCAGGCAAGTCTGCAAAAGATTCTGGATCGTAAAGGCATCAATACCCTAAGTGCGGTAAAAGAGGGGCGAAGCTACGGTATCTGGCACAATTTCTACAACTCTCCTTATAACGTTTTAGCGATTCAGAGTTTTGCTAAATGGTTCTATCCGGAACAATTTGCCGACCTCGATCCAAATAAAACCATGGACAGCCTGTATTCTCAGTTCCTGGCTATTGAGCCAACCGGGACATATTGGGTTGATTCAAAGAAATAGTCTGTAACAGGTAACTGAAACAATGAGTGTAACTGCGGAACCCTTACCAAAAGTGAAAAGTCAGACTGATACCGGCGTCATGGGGCGCTATCAAAACATAGTGCGCCATCGATTGTTAATTTTGGCGGTATTGGCTTTGGCAATCCTCGGCTGCCTGCTGTTGGATTTCACCATGGGACCTTCCGGGTTATCACTCTCCTCCCTGTGGCAGACGCTGGTTGACCCTGCCAGCGCCGATGCGGGCACCCGAGTTATCGTGTGGGATATTCGTTTGCCTTATGCATTGATGGCGGTAGTGATCGGGCTTTCCCTCGGTTTGGCCGGTGCTGAAATGCAAACCATCCTGAATAACCCGCTGGCGAGTCCCTTTACTCTTGGGGTTTCCTCAGCGGCGGCTTTCGGCGCTGCGCTGGCGATAGTCTCCGGCATTGGCATTCCGGGGGTTCCGGATCAGTGGTTTATCTCGGTTAACGCCTTTATCTTTGCGTTGTTCGCGGCGTTGATGCTGGACGGCATTACGCGTTGGACGCGGGTGGCGACCTCCGGCGTGGTGTTATTTGGTATCGCGCTGGTATTCACCTTTAACGCATTGGTTTCCATGATGCAGTTCATCGCCAGCGAAGATACGCTGCAAGGGCTGGTATTCTGGACCATGGGCAGCCTGGCGCGAGCCTCTTGGACCAAACTGGGCATTATGCTCGGCATTTTTGCTCTGATGTTGCCTCTTTCCATGATGAGTTCATGGAAACTGACCGCGCTGCGTTTGGGCGAAGATCGCGCCATTAGCTTTGGTATTGATGTGCGTCGCCTGCGTTTAGGCACTTTGTTGCGCATCAGTATGTTATCGGCTCTGGCGGTGGCATTCGTCGGCCCGATAGGCTTTATCGGTCTGGTTGCACCGCACATTGCCCGTATGATTTTCGGTGAAGATCACCGCTTTTATCTGCCAGCCAGCGCCCTGATTGGCGCATTGGTATTGTCTATGGCTTCCGTCGCATCGAAAAACCTGATTCCGGGCGTTATTATTCCCGTCGGCATCGTTACATCGCTGGTGGGCGTGCCGTTCTTCCTGAGTATTATTTTGCGCCATCGGGGGAATGTATGAATTCAGGTTTACGTATTGAGCATTTTAATGCCGGCTATCCAAAACGTCCGGTTATTCAGAATCTGAGCGTACCTTTGCTGCCGCGTGGCAAGATCACCGTGTTGCTGGGGCCAAACGGCAGCGGGAAGTCCACGTTATTGCGTTCTTTAGCCGGTTTGAACCGAGCGGAAGGGCAGCTATGGCTGGATGGTAAAGATTTGATGCA carries:
- a CDS encoding ABC transporter substrate-binding protein, giving the protein MAKGVSISLLMGSTLMAGFSAWAENITDMAGRSVEIPAKVDRILLGEGRLFYAVSLLEGKKPFDRIVGWQGDFRKLDTQTYAVYKAKFPQVDNIPLIGNTTADSISPEKVLTLNPDIAIFGLSGHGPGKNSELVNQLEKAGVPVVFVDFRTSPLKNTLPSMRVLGKVLHREQQANDYIKFYEDNVRKVTDITNTVPAEKKPSVFIELRAGAMEECCGTAGKGNMGDFIDQAGGNNIAKNLLPGALGTVNLEKVLSANPDIYIASGGKAPDNNAPGISLGAQVTQEQAQASLQKILDRKGINTLSAVKEGRSYGIWHNFYNSPYNVLAIQSFAKWFYPEQFADLDPNKTMDSLYSQFLAIEPTGTYWVDSKK
- a CDS encoding FecCD family ABC transporter permease, with the translated sequence MSVTAEPLPKVKSQTDTGVMGRYQNIVRHRLLILAVLALAILGCLLLDFTMGPSGLSLSSLWQTLVDPASADAGTRVIVWDIRLPYALMAVVIGLSLGLAGAEMQTILNNPLASPFTLGVSSAAAFGAALAIVSGIGIPGVPDQWFISVNAFIFALFAALMLDGITRWTRVATSGVVLFGIALVFTFNALVSMMQFIASEDTLQGLVFWTMGSLARASWTKLGIMLGIFALMLPLSMMSSWKLTALRLGEDRAISFGIDVRRLRLGTLLRISMLSALAVAFVGPIGFIGLVAPHIARMIFGEDHRFYLPASALIGALVLSMASVASKNLIPGVIIPVGIVTSLVGVPFFLSIILRHRGNV
- a CDS encoding YeiH family protein, translating into MATHQIQTLQRPQPAALMRFVPGLVLTGALTAAAIHVGDMPWFINLGLGALTLAILFGILVGNTLYPWLQPSCSPGVLLAKQQLLRLGIILYGFRLTFQQVADVGATGMLIDLMTLSSTFLLACWLGRKVFGLDQQTVMLIGAGSSICGAAAVMATEPVLKADASKVAVAVATVVIFGTLCIFIYPWFYQLNLHYQWLPIGQETFGIFAGSTIHEVAQVVAAGHAIGSDAENAAVITKMIRVMMLAPFLLVLSAYLSRSRQPESGSQNQKSAITIPWFAVIFIAMAGFNSLHLLPETVVSHLITLDTILLAMAMAALGLTTHIGSIRQAGMKPLLLALMLFVWLIIGGGGINLLVQHWLG
- a CDS encoding amino acid permease, translated to MAQTDNKIPVQHGAQRLRRELKSRHLAMIAIGGSIGTGLFVASGATVSQAGPGGALLSYALIGLMVYFLMTSLGELAAFMPVSGSFSTYGSKYVEEGFGFALGWNYWYNWAVTIAVDLVAAQLVMNYWFPETPGWIWSALFLGLMFLLNYISVKGFGEAEYWFSLIKVTTVIVFIIIGVLMIVGIMKGGESAGWHNWTIGDAPFAGGFSAMIGVAMIVGFSFQGTELIGIAAGESKDPGKNIPRAIRKVFWRILLFYILAILIISLIIPYTDPNLLRNDVKDISVSPFTLVFQNAGLLSAAAVMNAVILTAVLSAGNSGMYASTRMLFTLASEGKAPRIFAKLSKGGVPRNALYATTVVAGLCFLSSMFGNQTVYLWLLNTSGMTGFIAWLGIAISHYRFRRGYMKQGRDLNDLPYQSGFFPLGPIFAFVLCLIITLGQNYQAFLQDRIDWYGVTATYIGIPLFLVIWFGYKLTRGTKVVKYDEMEFPKWKDEH
- the yieE gene encoding DNA-binding transcriptional regulator YeiE, which translates into the protein MHITLRQLEVFTEVLKSGSTTQASVVLALSQSAVSAALADLEGQLGVQLFDRVGKRLVINEHGRLLYPKAVALLEQTSEIEELFRQDVGSLRIAASSTIGNYMLPAMLARYRHDFPATPLELNIGNSLDVITAVADFRSDLGLIEGPCHMPELVTQTWLSDELVVFASPDNPLCHKPITLDELADAVWILRERGSGTREVLDHLLLTHLPHFTLLMELGNSEAIKHAVRYGMGISCLSRRVIAEQLANGSLVEISLPLPPLVRTLYLVHHRQKHLSNALQRFLSYCTETE
- the nfo gene encoding deoxyribonuclease IV gives rise to the protein MKFVGAHVSAAGGVDQAVIRANEIGATAFALFTKNQRQWRAAPLPEDVIEKFKRACEKFNYSPAHILPHDSYLINLGHPVTEALEKSREAFIDELTRCQQLGLTLLNFHPGSHLMQIDEDRCLARIAESINIALDATQGVAAVIENTAGQGSNLGFKFEHLAAIIDGVEDKSRVGVCIDTCHAFAAGYDLRTEEDCQNTFAALGEIVGFEYLRGMHLNDAKSEFNSRVDRHHSLGEGNIGKTVFSYIMRDPRFDNIPLILETVNPDIWPEEIAWLKSQEEI